The genomic segment AGCACGTCGGCTGCTTTAGTCATTTTCAAAGCAGTTCTCAAATTGCCGATGTGATCATGAATGTCGGAAATGATGGCGACTTGCATTTATATCCTCATTTTTTTATAAGGATAACGAATTTTGTTGGTCTTGTCAAGAATCCACTGACAAAAAAATAACGAAAAAGGTTGTCATTTCGAACACTTCGGCCTTGCTCAGTGCAGGCTCCGTGAGAAATCTGAAAAGGCAAGTACCTTGAAACGCCAGATTCCTCACCCGATGATTCGGGTTCGGAATAACAGGTAGGATATTACCCCCGCTTCCTGCCAAACCCGGTCGCCGCAGCAACTATCATCAATGGAAATAAAACCAATCCGTAAAAACAATACGGTACAAACTGCTCCCATGAAAGCACGGTCACAAAAGGGTAGCGTTCGGCAACCTGCTGTTGAATTGCGAGTGCCGCAACAATTGTGGCTGCGTAAGGCAGCAAATACGGGAACGAGCAGGAAACCGTATCGAGAAGATTAGCGCTGCGATAGGGATGAATATTGAATTTCTTACGTAAAATATTCGCCAGCGGCCCGGCTGTGATCATGGCAACCGTGTTGACTGAAACACAAATATTGGTGAATGTAATCAGTCCTAAAATGGCAAACTCGGTACCGCGAACGGAACGGGCAATTGTCTGTTGCAGCCAGCCGATAAATTTTTCTAAAAAACCCCCCGCTTGCATAATACCGATAGCTGTCACCAGCAGCAGAGTGAGAATAGACGTCGGAATCAAAGCAACTGCGCCGCCAACCGCACTACCGCCAACTGAACCATCTGCTGTAATATGAAAAATCTGTTGTATTGGAAAAACGCCGGCCAGCGGTCCAATAACAATCGCTGTAAAGATGCCTGCGGTCAGGGCGGCAAGAAAATGGCCCCCTCTGACTGCGACTATAAAAACAATTACTGCTGGAATCAACATTGGCAACCCGGTCGGGTCGGCGGTTTCGGAAAGGAGGGTTTGCGCCTCTGCTTTTGATATGGCGGAACCGCTGCCGCCGAAAATAACGAACAAAATCGCTGAAATCGCAGAGGCAATCAAAACGTATTTGAGGCGGGAACGCACCACCCCGCCGACATCGGTTTCCTGGGTTGCAGCGGAGACAATGGTCGTATCTGAAATAGGAGCCAAATTATCCCCGAACGCCGCGCCACTGAAGATGGCGCCCAAAAGCGCCGCCGGATTCGCACCGAGAACAATACCGGCCGGATACATGACGGCGGTGAAACCCACAATGGTTCCCAATCCCGTGCCAACCGAGGTCGCGAACAGTGCTGAAGAAATAAACACCGTGAGTGTAAACCAGGCGCCGTTCAGATTGAGCTTCCAGCCAACCCAAACGATGGCTTCGACCAGACCGGAGCCGGCAAGAATTCCTGAAAACGCTCCGGCCCACAACCAGCAGACCACGGCAACGGTTGAGGTGCGGTTTGCCATCAAAGAAAATATCCGCTCACTGTATCCGGCAAAGTCGCGGGCAAAGAGCATCCCAATTGAGATACCGAGCATGGCGGCGAGAATCATTCCCTCGACTGCGGGGGCGCCAAATATTACAAGTAAAAGAGTACACAGGATAAAAATGGCCAGTGGTAAAGCGCTTAAAATCGGGCCACCACGAAATTCAATATGTTGTTCTTCAGTCAAATGTCCTCCTCTTTTTTTAAATATAGAAGTTGATCAAAAACACCAGTACCTGAAAATGAAATTTAACAAAATTAAATCGACCTTTGCAAGTTAATGAGCTAAAATATTTTTGTGAAGTTAGGTAAATCAGTTCATAAAAAATATTGACTTGCGCTTACATTTGGTATTGACTTTTCCTATTTCTTTCTTTATATTGTCTCGCTTTTCAAGTAATAAACTCTCACAACATTTTTAGGAGGTAACAAAATGAAAAAATTATTTGTCGTATTACTTGCCATAACGGTTTGTATCGCCATGCCGTTAATGGCCCAGGACAAAGAGATGGCGAAAAAGGAAGATATGGCTGCCATGCATGCACCCCCTCCCCCGCTCGATAACGAGTACATGAGCTGGATGGTTGGCGAATGGAAGGGCTGGTCTGAAGGAGCGATGGGAAAATCTGAAGACTGGATGAAATGTAAAATGGATTTTGGCGGTCAGTTCATGATGACAGAATACAAAGCCGACTCACCCATGGGTGACTGGACTGGCGGCGGCGCATACACTTTGAACGAAGAAGGTGAAATTGTGGCATTTTGGATCGATAGTCGTCGTACCATGGCTACAGGTAAAGGCACGCTTGACGGCGATACCATGACCGTACACTGGGAAAGCAAAATGGGCAACGGGACTCGCATCACAACAAAAATTAGTGATGATAAATTTGTTGTTACTTCCAAAATGGATATGGGTGGTCAAGTGATGGAAAGTAAGTCAGAAATGACCCGCGTCAAAAAGATGACGGATAAAAGCTATTAATCGAGTCTGAAAGAATTGACAAATCAAGGCCGGGATTTTCCGGCCTTTTTTATTTAATCACGATTACTTCCATTTCGGATCTAACAGGAACGGAGGAAACAAATGAAGCGCGCCTTGCTTACGGTTACCTTACTCTGCTCAATTTACTGTTTTGGAAATACACAAACCCCAAAGTCACTCCCAACGATTAAAGAAAAAACCGGAGACATGAAAAAATATTCCGGGTTCTTTGATTTTTATTGGGAAGAAAAAACCGGCAAAATCTGGCTTGAGATCGACAAATGGAAAGAAGAATTTCTTTATATCAACTCACTTCCTGCCGGTGTCGGTTCCAATGATATCGGATTAGATCGCAGTCAATTGGGCGGCAGTCGAATCGTGAGGTTTGAGCGGGTCGGGCCGAAAGTGCTCATGATTCAGCCAAACTACTCTTACCGCGCAATTACGAACAATCAAGCGGAACGCAGATCCGTCAAAGATGCTTTTGCCGAGTCCGTTCTCTGGGGATTCGAAGTTGCCGCGGAAAAAAAACAGAAGGTTCTCGTTGATGCCAGCAAATTCTATCTGCGGGACGCGCACGATGTTAGCGGCCGTCTCAAAGGAAGAAATCAAGGCGATTACAAACTCGATAATTCTCGATCAGCATTTTATTTGGCACGGACAAAAAACTTCACCAAAAACTCAGAAGTTGAGGTGACCCTCACATTTGTTGGCGAGCCCAAGGGAAGGTTTGTCCGGCAGGTTGTGCCAAATCCACAATCAATTACGGTACGACAGCACCACTCATTTGTTGAGCTGCCGGATGATG from the candidate division KSB1 bacterium genome contains:
- a CDS encoding Na+/H+ antiporter NhaC family protein; the protein is MTEEQHIEFRGGPILSALPLAIFILCTLLLVIFGAPAVEGMILAAMLGISIGMLFARDFAGYSERIFSLMANRTSTVAVVCWLWAGAFSGILAGSGLVEAIVWVGWKLNLNGAWFTLTVFISSALFATSVGTGLGTIVGFTAVMYPAGIVLGANPAALLGAIFSGAAFGDNLAPISDTTIVSAATQETDVGGVVRSRLKYVLIASAISAILFVIFGGSGSAISKAEAQTLLSETADPTGLPMLIPAVIVFIVAVRGGHFLAALTAGIFTAIVIGPLAGVFPIQQIFHITADGSVGGSAVGGAVALIPTSILTLLLVTAIGIMQAGGFLEKFIGWLQQTIARSVRGTEFAILGLITFTNICVSVNTVAMITAGPLANILRKKFNIHPYRSANLLDTVSCSFPYLLPYAATIVAALAIQQQVAERYPFVTVLSWEQFVPYCFYGLVLFPLMIVAAATGFGRKRG